From Bacteroidota bacterium, one genomic window encodes:
- a CDS encoding nitroreductase, translating into MKGTMQYNTEMINHLIRHRRTIKPAAFNKTTVSPEIIQQMLENARWAPTHALTQPWRFVVLSGEALQKFATLREQLYKESTPPEKFNENKFNKLSEQVLDSNYVILIGMHRQPTEKIPEWEEIAAVSCAVQNMQLTAFAYGVATFWSTGGMLNHASIKDFMGLDEKDLCMGLLYVGNTDTEMHDVPRHPIEDVVQMHNK; encoded by the coding sequence ATGAAAGGAACAATGCAATACAATACAGAAATGATTAACCATTTGATTCGACACCGTCGCACAATTAAACCCGCAGCATTTAACAAAACAACTGTGTCGCCGGAAATAATTCAACAAATGTTGGAGAATGCACGATGGGCACCCACACATGCACTTACACAGCCATGGAGATTTGTGGTTTTAAGTGGAGAGGCATTACAAAAATTTGCAACACTGCGAGAACAATTATATAAAGAATCAACTCCGCCTGAAAAATTTAATGAGAATAAATTCAATAAATTATCTGAGCAAGTTTTGGATTCTAATTATGTTATTTTAATTGGTATGCATCGGCAGCCGACAGAAAAAATTCCGGAGTGGGAAGAAATTGCCGCTGTAAGTTGTGCAGTACAAAATATGCAGTTAACAGCCTTCGCTTATGGCGTTGCCACTTTTTGGAGTACAGGCGGTATGCTGAATCATGCGAGTATAAAAGATTTTATGGGACTTGATGAAAAAGACTTATGCATGGGATTGTTATATGTTGGAAATACTGATACTGAAATGCATGATGTTCCAAGGCATCCGATTGAAGATGTAGTGCAAATGCACAACAAATAA